The following proteins are co-located in the Amycolatopsis tolypomycina genome:
- a CDS encoding alpha/beta hydrolase: protein MTENPMTRTTVTFDSAGIEIAAHLYLPAEPAGPLPALVVGHPGTGVKEQTSGTYAQLMASRGFVTLAFDAAYQGESGGLPRGLEDPAQRVEDFKAAVSYLTTRPEVDADRIGLLGVCASGGYSLAATAGDHRVKAVATVCTAEPARQFRYGADGTQDPAVFQGLLAAAAQARTAAARGEDPGVLTMFPDTAAEAAALGGQHGLEGWEYYCGPRGRHERSAKFLAWESVDRMAAGDVFHAVPLIGPRPILQVLGEHAVTAWMGLEAHRRATGPAEVHWIKGAGHVDLYDKREYIDPAVEKLSEYFAVSLAK from the coding sequence ATGACCGAGAACCCCATGACCAGGACCACCGTCACTTTCGACAGCGCGGGCATCGAGATCGCCGCGCACCTCTACCTCCCCGCCGAGCCGGCCGGCCCGCTCCCGGCGCTGGTCGTCGGGCACCCCGGCACGGGGGTGAAGGAGCAGACGTCGGGCACGTACGCGCAGCTGATGGCTTCGCGCGGGTTCGTGACGTTGGCTTTCGACGCCGCCTACCAGGGCGAATCCGGCGGCCTGCCCCGCGGTCTGGAGGACCCGGCCCAGCGGGTGGAGGACTTCAAGGCCGCGGTCTCGTACCTGACGACCCGCCCGGAGGTCGACGCCGACCGGATCGGCCTCCTGGGCGTGTGCGCCTCGGGCGGCTACTCCCTCGCCGCCACCGCCGGCGACCACCGCGTCAAGGCCGTGGCCACGGTCTGCACCGCGGAGCCGGCCCGCCAGTTCCGCTACGGCGCCGACGGCACCCAGGACCCGGCGGTCTTCCAGGGTCTTTTGGCGGCGGCCGCGCAGGCCCGCACGGCGGCCGCCCGCGGCGAAGACCCCGGCGTCCTGACGATGTTCCCGGACACCGCCGCGGAAGCCGCCGCCCTGGGCGGTCAGCACGGCCTCGAGGGCTGGGAGTACTACTGCGGCCCGCGCGGCCGCCACGAGCGTTCGGCGAAGTTCCTCGCGTGGGAGAGCGTCGACCGGATGGCGGCCGGCGACGTGTTCCACGCGGTGCCGTTGATCGGGCCGCGCCCGATCCTGCAGGTCCTCGGCGAGCACGCGGTCACGGCCTGGATGGGCTTGGAAGCCCACCGGCGTGCGACCGGGCCTGCCGAGGTCCACTGGATCAAGGGCGCCGGCCACGTCGACCTCTACGACAAGCGCGAGTACATCGACCCGGCGGTCGAGAAGCTCAGCGAGTACTTCGCGGTCAGCTTGGCGAAGTGA
- a CDS encoding helix-turn-helix domain-containing protein codes for MDSVRGSVRLDTEQAGVDAFRDGWEAQIGDGFTLPAFNHEATAGAVVRGLASRVGDSVVTDFETATRVRVDSAFPDTGELRLYVVHRGAYILKRERDSIAVDAGQFLLGRSTGVTGYEVAAGTSAQVIGLPAEALGLFADGTQATGPAAAAEVRLLLAHTRVVHATLGDLSDGGVQAGRNALVELVRGVLHGYVDGTEPGLAGPLVHAAGNLADQLLTDPDLTPALLARHLKVSLRTLHRAFASTGEPVAAYIRRRRLEQARRALLAPSRPTVSEVAAHWQFADSSHFIRMFRRQYGRTPAQYARDHQVSPGTSTADRRASTSG; via the coding sequence ATGGACTCGGTGCGCGGCTCGGTTCGGCTCGACACCGAACAGGCCGGCGTCGACGCCTTCCGCGACGGCTGGGAAGCGCAGATCGGCGACGGTTTCACGTTGCCCGCGTTCAACCACGAAGCCACCGCCGGAGCCGTTGTTCGTGGTCTTGCCTCCCGCGTCGGGGACTCAGTCGTCACAGACTTCGAAACCGCCACGCGGGTACGGGTCGATTCCGCGTTTCCCGACACTGGCGAACTGCGGCTCTACGTGGTGCATCGCGGCGCCTACATCCTCAAGCGTGAACGCGACTCGATAGCTGTCGACGCCGGCCAATTCCTGCTGGGCCGCTCGACCGGGGTCACCGGCTACGAAGTCGCCGCGGGCACCTCCGCCCAGGTGATCGGGCTGCCCGCCGAGGCGCTGGGCCTGTTCGCCGACGGCACGCAGGCGACCGGCCCGGCCGCCGCCGCGGAGGTTCGTCTGCTGCTGGCACACACGCGTGTCGTCCACGCGACGCTCGGCGACCTCAGCGATGGCGGCGTCCAAGCCGGCCGCAACGCACTGGTGGAGCTGGTCCGCGGGGTTCTGCACGGGTATGTCGACGGCACCGAACCCGGCCTCGCTGGCCCGCTGGTCCACGCGGCAGGCAACCTCGCCGATCAACTGCTCACCGATCCGGACCTGACACCGGCGCTGCTGGCGCGCCACCTCAAGGTCTCGCTGCGAACGTTGCACCGGGCCTTCGCGTCAACCGGCGAGCCCGTCGCGGCGTACATCCGCCGACGTCGCCTCGAGCAGGCGCGCCGCGCGCTCCTCGCGCCGTCCCGCCCCACGGTTTCGGAGGTCGCGGCGCACTGGCAGTTCGCCGACAGCAGCCACTTCATCCGGATGTTTCGTCGCCAGTACGGCCGGACGCCGGCCCAGTACGCCCGCGATCACCAGGTGTCGCCCGGGACCAGCACCGCCGACAGGCGGGCCAGCACCTCGGGGTGA
- a CDS encoding BTAD domain-containing putative transcriptional regulator, translating to MQIGILGPFEVRTDDGALADVPGARLRGLLVALALEPGQVVPKSTLVDWIWGEQPPAEAANALQRLVSRLRKALPDGSVDGRPTGYRLVVAPDDVDAVRFERLAGDPNRLREALELWRGSALQDVDLPESAALEAAVTRLEALRLTATEEYFDAELNLGNGAKVVTELTDLVAANPMRERLVAALMRALVASGRDTEALLVYQRAKDALADSLGVDPSPELSALHVALLRGELARPEADRKTNLRAELTSYVGKDADVAAVRELITEHRLTTVIGPGGSGKTRLATETARRLLDGRPDGAWVVELAGIGADGDVAQATLGALKLRDALLGEAPDAEPTERVIAALREREMLLVLDNCEHVIESAAAFAHRVLGECRRLRILATSREPLGITGEALWQLAPLSLPPEGADPAEIEAAPAVRLLRDRAGAVRKELAADAGALPTLARVCRALDGMPLAIELAAARLRTMSLDQLAHGLDNRFRLLTGGSRTALPRHRTLRAVIDWSWELLTDAERVVLRRLAVFAGGASLAAAERVCGEEALDLLTALTEKSLVVVIDGDGAPRYRMLGTIKEYAAQRLAEAGETEQARHAHLAYFTELTETAKPHLRRAEQLEWLARLETEHENIAAAMRGALAAGEAANAMRLAAGAAWYWWLGGHRAEGNELVLAATAVPGEVPEEIRGIVYSFVVQFVTSGQQSDESRAVDWIRKSYEISLRVPDPGVELRFAPALERLLHGSDEALTAFEPLLADEDSWVRAVARLQLGKMRIQLGRGGEEVDAHLETALAEFRATGERWGTSFALTELADHLAVRGEFGRACAHYEEAVAIVTEVGAIEDVVRMRMRQAQLYWLLGDEAASAAALADAHRSAERVAWPNALADLALSKAELARWRGDAEQARRQLDIATAMLGDEAKTANVRAVAEDLLGYVADDLGESRGHRVAAFRAAVEAGHPLTLAQVIVGIADLALRTGEAEQAARLLAASAVLRGLPDRSHPDATRIAETARRRLGDTRFTEATREGTEGNWQELVEVTLAS from the coding sequence GTGCAGATCGGGATCCTGGGGCCCTTCGAAGTGCGCACGGACGACGGCGCGCTCGCCGATGTGCCGGGTGCCCGGTTGCGCGGCCTGCTGGTCGCCCTCGCGCTCGAACCGGGTCAGGTGGTCCCGAAGAGCACCCTCGTCGACTGGATCTGGGGCGAGCAGCCGCCCGCCGAAGCGGCGAACGCCTTGCAGCGCCTGGTTTCCCGGCTGCGCAAGGCCCTGCCCGATGGATCGGTCGACGGACGGCCGACCGGCTACCGGCTCGTGGTGGCGCCCGACGACGTCGACGCCGTGCGGTTCGAACGCCTCGCCGGCGATCCGAACCGGCTCCGGGAAGCGCTCGAACTGTGGCGCGGTTCGGCCCTGCAAGACGTCGACCTGCCGGAAAGCGCGGCGCTCGAAGCGGCGGTGACCCGCCTCGAAGCCCTGCGCCTGACGGCCACGGAGGAGTACTTCGACGCGGAGCTCAACCTCGGAAACGGCGCGAAGGTGGTCACCGAGCTGACCGATCTGGTCGCCGCGAACCCGATGCGCGAACGGCTGGTCGCCGCGTTGATGCGGGCCCTCGTCGCGAGCGGCCGCGACACCGAGGCACTGCTCGTGTACCAGCGCGCGAAGGACGCACTCGCCGATTCGCTGGGCGTCGACCCCTCACCGGAACTCTCGGCCCTGCACGTCGCGCTGCTGCGGGGCGAGCTGGCGCGGCCCGAGGCGGACCGTAAGACCAACCTGCGGGCCGAGCTGACCAGCTACGTCGGCAAGGACGCCGACGTCGCCGCGGTCCGCGAGCTCATCACCGAGCACCGGCTCACCACCGTGATCGGCCCGGGCGGCTCCGGCAAGACCCGGCTGGCCACGGAGACCGCGCGCCGGCTGCTCGACGGCCGGCCGGACGGGGCCTGGGTGGTGGAACTCGCCGGCATCGGCGCGGACGGCGACGTCGCCCAGGCGACGCTCGGCGCGCTCAAGCTGCGGGACGCGCTGCTCGGCGAGGCACCGGACGCCGAACCGACGGAACGCGTCATCGCGGCCCTGCGCGAGCGCGAGATGCTCCTGGTCCTGGACAATTGCGAGCACGTCATCGAGTCCGCGGCGGCGTTCGCGCACCGGGTGCTCGGCGAGTGCCGCCGGCTGCGGATCCTCGCGACCAGCCGGGAACCGCTCGGCATCACCGGCGAGGCGCTGTGGCAGCTCGCGCCGCTGTCCCTGCCGCCGGAAGGCGCCGATCCCGCCGAGATCGAGGCGGCTCCGGCCGTCCGGCTGCTGCGGGACAGGGCCGGCGCGGTGCGCAAGGAACTCGCGGCCGACGCCGGCGCGTTGCCGACGCTCGCGCGCGTCTGCCGGGCACTGGACGGGATGCCGCTGGCCATCGAGCTCGCGGCGGCGCGGCTGCGCACGATGTCGCTCGACCAGCTCGCCCACGGCCTCGACAACCGCTTCCGCCTGCTGACCGGCGGCAGCCGGACCGCGCTGCCGCGGCACCGGACGCTGCGCGCGGTCATCGACTGGAGCTGGGAGCTGCTGACCGACGCCGAACGCGTGGTCCTGCGCCGCCTCGCGGTCTTCGCCGGCGGGGCGAGCCTGGCGGCGGCCGAGCGCGTCTGCGGCGAGGAAGCCCTCGACCTGCTGACGGCGCTGACCGAGAAGTCGCTGGTGGTGGTCATCGACGGCGACGGCGCGCCGCGGTACCGGATGCTCGGCACGATCAAGGAGTACGCCGCGCAGCGCCTCGCGGAAGCCGGGGAGACGGAGCAGGCGCGGCACGCGCACCTCGCGTACTTCACCGAGCTGACGGAAACGGCGAAGCCGCACCTCCGCCGGGCCGAGCAGCTGGAGTGGCTGGCCAGGCTGGAGACCGAGCACGAGAACATCGCCGCCGCGATGCGCGGGGCCCTCGCGGCAGGCGAAGCCGCGAACGCGATGCGGCTCGCGGCGGGCGCCGCCTGGTACTGGTGGCTCGGCGGCCACCGCGCGGAGGGCAACGAGCTGGTCCTGGCGGCCACCGCCGTCCCCGGCGAGGTGCCGGAGGAGATCCGCGGCATCGTGTACTCGTTCGTCGTGCAGTTCGTGACTTCCGGGCAGCAGAGCGACGAGTCACGGGCGGTGGACTGGATCCGCAAGTCCTACGAGATCAGCCTGCGGGTGCCGGACCCCGGCGTGGAGCTGAGGTTCGCCCCGGCGCTGGAACGCCTGCTGCACGGATCGGACGAGGCGCTCACCGCGTTCGAGCCGCTGCTCGCCGACGAAGATTCGTGGGTCCGCGCGGTGGCCCGGCTGCAGCTCGGCAAGATGCGGATCCAGCTCGGCCGCGGCGGCGAAGAGGTGGACGCCCACCTCGAAACGGCGCTCGCCGAGTTCCGCGCCACCGGCGAGCGGTGGGGGACGTCGTTCGCGCTGACCGAGCTGGCCGACCACCTCGCCGTGCGCGGCGAGTTCGGCCGGGCCTGCGCGCACTACGAGGAAGCGGTCGCGATCGTCACCGAGGTCGGGGCGATCGAGGACGTCGTGCGGATGCGGATGCGCCAGGCCCAGCTGTACTGGCTGCTCGGCGACGAAGCCGCCAGTGCGGCCGCGCTGGCCGACGCGCACCGGTCCGCGGAGCGGGTCGCCTGGCCGAACGCGCTGGCCGATCTGGCGCTGTCGAAGGCCGAACTCGCCCGCTGGCGCGGCGACGCGGAGCAGGCCCGCCGCCAGCTCGACATCGCGACCGCGATGCTCGGCGACGAGGCCAAGACGGCGAACGTCCGCGCGGTGGCCGAAGACCTGCTCGGCTACGTCGCCGACGACCTCGGCGAGTCCCGTGGCCACCGCGTCGCGGCCTTCCGCGCTGCGGTCGAGGCTGGCCACCCGCTGACGCTCGCCCAGGTCATCGTGGGGATCGCGGATCTCGCACTGCGGACCGGCGAAGCCGAGCAGGCCGCCCGGCTGCTCGCGGCGAGCGCCGTCCTGCGGGGCCTGCCGGACCGGTCCCACCCGGACGCGACCCGGATCGCCGAAACCGCACGACGTCGCCTCGGTGACACGCGGTTCACCGAGGCGACGCGGGAAGGGACGGAAGGGAACTGGCAGGAGCTGGTCGAGGTCACGCTCGCTTCGTGA
- a CDS encoding ABC transporter permease, with translation MSTKSHSTVMLRRNFKHIARNPTSVFNAVLMPIVLMLMFVYMLGDAFDVGVDYVDYATPGLMLLAVCYGLGATATSVNSDMTKGIINRFKVMDVSRGAVLIGHVVASVLTNVVAIAALVGVAFLLGFSPSAGFLDWLGVVGMVLLLAFAAGWFTVALGLAAKSPETAGMGAVPLVMLPFFSSAIVPADKMGPGLREFAEYQPFTPIIETVRGLLNGAPSTGYAIAAIAWCAGIAVIGYVWARAKFTKRA, from the coding sequence ATGAGCACCAAATCCCACTCGACCGTCATGCTGCGCCGCAACTTCAAGCACATCGCGCGCAATCCGACCTCGGTCTTCAACGCCGTCCTGATGCCGATCGTGCTCATGCTGATGTTCGTGTACATGCTCGGAGACGCTTTCGACGTCGGCGTCGATTACGTCGACTACGCGACGCCCGGCCTGATGCTGCTCGCCGTCTGCTACGGCCTCGGCGCCACGGCGACGTCGGTCAACTCCGACATGACCAAGGGCATCATCAACCGCTTCAAGGTCATGGACGTCTCGCGGGGCGCTGTCCTCATCGGACACGTCGTCGCGAGCGTGCTGACCAACGTCGTCGCCATCGCGGCTCTCGTCGGCGTCGCTTTCCTGCTCGGCTTCAGCCCTTCGGCGGGATTCCTCGACTGGCTCGGCGTCGTCGGCATGGTCCTGCTGCTCGCTTTCGCGGCCGGCTGGTTCACCGTCGCACTGGGCCTGGCCGCGAAATCGCCGGAAACGGCAGGGATGGGCGCGGTGCCGCTGGTGATGCTGCCGTTCTTCAGCAGCGCGATCGTGCCCGCCGACAAAATGGGCCCCGGTCTCCGGGAATTCGCCGAGTACCAGCCGTTCACGCCGATCATCGAAACCGTGCGCGGGCTGCTCAACGGCGCGCCGTCCACCGGCTACGCGATCGCCGCGATCGCCTGGTGCGCCGGGATCGCGGTGATCGGTTACGTCTGGGCGCGGGCGAAGTTCACGAAGCGAGCGTGA
- a CDS encoding helix-turn-helix domain-containing protein: MNSATPSHLGAFLKARRAQLAPGDCGLPGTDSARRVAGLRREEVAQLAAISVDYYTRLEQGRVRASASVLATLVRALRLDDDQERYLYELAGRGDDRPRRRRAPQRVRPAMRRLLGQLTHTPALVLGKHLDVLDWNPAAVALYVDFATLARRNYVHLLFTHPVFRELHRNWQHDAREAVAALRMEADPEDPELARLVGELSVRDADFRTWWAEHRVSNAGYGTKHYRHHLVGDLTLDCDTWASSDGSGQRLMVLTAEAGSPVARRPADPDVVERRRKRVSPAGKRRPAGLSRHGRGVHRPLGTTTRPRRLFPAACDVAYLR; this comes from the coding sequence ATGAACTCCGCGACCCCGTCCCACCTCGGCGCGTTCCTGAAGGCGCGCCGGGCGCAGCTGGCTCCGGGAGACTGCGGTCTGCCCGGCACGGACTCGGCGCGCCGGGTCGCCGGGCTGCGCCGGGAGGAGGTCGCCCAGCTCGCCGCGATCAGCGTCGACTACTACACGCGCCTCGAACAGGGCCGCGTCCGGGCTTCCGCGTCCGTGCTCGCCACCCTCGTCCGGGCCCTGCGCCTCGACGACGACCAGGAGCGCTACCTCTACGAGCTCGCCGGCCGCGGTGACGACCGGCCGCGGCGGCGCCGCGCGCCCCAGCGGGTGCGGCCCGCCATGCGCCGCCTGCTCGGCCAGCTCACCCACACGCCCGCCCTGGTCCTCGGCAAGCACCTCGACGTCCTGGACTGGAACCCGGCGGCGGTCGCGCTCTACGTCGACTTCGCGACGCTCGCGCGCCGCAACTACGTGCACCTGCTGTTCACGCACCCCGTTTTCCGCGAGCTGCACCGGAACTGGCAGCACGACGCCCGGGAAGCCGTCGCCGCGCTGCGGATGGAGGCCGACCCCGAAGATCCGGAACTGGCCCGGCTCGTCGGGGAACTGTCGGTGCGGGACGCGGACTTCCGCACCTGGTGGGCCGAACACCGCGTCAGCAACGCCGGCTACGGCACGAAGCACTACCGGCACCACCTCGTGGGCGACCTCACCCTCGACTGCGACACCTGGGCCAGCTCGGACGGCTCCGGCCAGCGCCTGATGGTGCTGACCGCCGAGGCCGGCAGCCCCGTCGCACGACGCCCTGCGGATCCTGACGTCGTGGAGCGCCGCCGGAAACGAGTCAGCCCTGCCGGGAAGAGAAGGCCGGCAGGGCTGAGCCGTCACGGCCGGGGCGTCCACCGGCCACTCGGTACAACGACCCGCCCGCGCCGGCTATTTCCCGCCGCGTGTGACGTCGCTTACCTGCGTTGA
- a CDS encoding ArsR/SmtB family transcription factor, with product MAHQLPIATCCSPLTREPLNEDQAIELSKLFKAMADPVRLRLLSLIASHGGGEACVCDLTDAFDLTGPTISHHLKVLRESGLITGERRGTWVYYRVHPEVLARLSAVLVPGDTW from the coding sequence ATGGCTCACCAGCTGCCGATCGCCACCTGCTGCTCCCCGCTCACCCGCGAGCCGTTGAACGAGGACCAGGCCATCGAGCTGTCGAAGCTGTTCAAGGCGATGGCCGACCCGGTGCGCCTGCGGTTGCTGTCACTGATCGCGTCCCACGGCGGCGGCGAGGCGTGCGTGTGCGACCTGACCGACGCGTTCGACCTGACCGGCCCGACCATCTCCCACCACCTCAAGGTGCTGCGCGAATCCGGCCTGATCACCGGCGAGCGGCGTGGGACCTGGGTCTACTACCGCGTTCACCCCGAGGTGCTGGCCCGCCTGTCGGCGGTGCTGGTCCCGGGCGACACCTGGTGA
- a CDS encoding ATP-binding cassette domain-containing protein produces MTETAITASGLRKAYQDKVVLDGIDLDVPNGTIFSLLGPNGAGKTTMVNVLTTLLKADGGTVRVAGYDIATETRKVRSAIGVTGQFAAVDELLTGEENLQLMVDLGGAKDGKRVVGGLLERFELTEAAKKPASTYSGGMRRKLDLAMTLVGRPRIIFLDEPTTGLDPRSRRTMWAIIRDLVADGVTIFLTTQYLEEADQLADRIAVLDQGRLVAEGTADELKRRIPGTHVRLRFATAAELDAAARVLTDATRDDETLALRVPGDGGSKSLRLLLDRLDEYALSAEEFSVHTPDLDDVFLALTGHTTEVAAK; encoded by the coding sequence ATGACCGAAACCGCGATCACCGCCTCCGGGCTCCGGAAGGCCTACCAGGACAAAGTCGTGCTGGACGGCATCGACCTGGACGTCCCGAACGGGACGATCTTCTCCCTCCTCGGCCCGAACGGGGCCGGCAAGACGACCATGGTCAACGTCCTGACCACGCTGCTCAAGGCCGACGGCGGCACGGTTCGCGTCGCCGGGTACGACATCGCGACCGAGACCAGGAAAGTCCGGTCCGCGATCGGCGTCACCGGGCAGTTCGCGGCCGTCGACGAGCTGCTCACCGGTGAGGAAAACCTCCAGCTCATGGTCGACCTCGGCGGCGCGAAGGACGGCAAGCGCGTCGTCGGCGGCCTGCTGGAGCGGTTCGAACTCACCGAGGCGGCGAAGAAGCCCGCGTCGACCTACTCCGGGGGCATGCGGCGGAAGCTCGACCTGGCGATGACGCTGGTCGGCCGCCCGCGGATCATCTTCCTCGACGAGCCGACGACCGGTCTCGACCCGCGCAGCCGGCGGACCATGTGGGCGATCATCCGCGACCTCGTCGCCGACGGTGTCACCATCTTCCTCACCACCCAGTACCTCGAGGAAGCCGACCAGCTCGCCGACCGGATCGCCGTGCTCGACCAGGGCCGGCTGGTCGCCGAGGGCACCGCGGACGAGCTCAAGCGCCGGATTCCCGGCACCCACGTCCGGCTCCGGTTCGCCACCGCCGCCGAGCTCGACGCCGCCGCGCGCGTGCTCACCGACGCCACGCGCGACGACGAAACGCTCGCACTGCGCGTGCCCGGTGACGGCGGTTCGAAATCGCTGCGCCTGCTGCTCGACCGGCTCGACGAATACGCGCTCAGCGCCGAAGAGTTCTCCGTCCACACCCCCGACCTCGACGACGTCTTCCTCGCCCTCACGGGCCACACCACGGAGGTGGCTGCGAAATGA
- a CDS encoding ArsI/CadI family heavy metal resistance metalloenzyme codes for MSRVQLALRVGDLEGSIDFYSKLFGTEPAKLRPGYANFAIAEPALKLVLLEGEPGQATVMDHLGVEVESTDQVSEASKRLTGEGLETLTEDNTTCCYAVQDKVWVHGPGQEPWEVYTVKADSSTFGADSAALATPADCCTPDAETGQVDKAAQPEGCCS; via the coding sequence ATGTCACGGGTGCAGCTGGCGTTGCGGGTCGGGGATCTCGAAGGCTCGATCGACTTCTACTCGAAGCTGTTCGGCACGGAACCGGCCAAGCTCCGCCCCGGGTACGCGAACTTCGCCATCGCCGAACCGGCGCTCAAGCTCGTGCTCCTGGAAGGCGAGCCGGGGCAGGCGACGGTGATGGACCACCTCGGCGTCGAGGTCGAGTCGACCGACCAGGTCAGCGAGGCGAGCAAGCGCCTCACCGGCGAAGGGCTCGAGACGCTGACCGAGGACAACACCACCTGCTGCTACGCGGTCCAGGACAAGGTGTGGGTGCACGGCCCCGGCCAGGAGCCGTGGGAGGTCTACACCGTCAAGGCCGACTCCTCGACCTTCGGCGCCGACAGCGCGGCACTCGCCACCCCGGCCGACTGTTGCACGCCCGACGCGGAAACCGGCCAGGTCGACAAGGCCGCTCAGCCCGAGGGCTGCTGTTCCTGA
- a CDS encoding DLW-39 family protein, giving the protein MKKLLALAVIAGGVLFVVKRNKAAKAEADLWREATAPVPSTNGTTPAKPAGASHN; this is encoded by the coding sequence GTGAAGAAGCTGCTGGCACTCGCGGTCATCGCGGGCGGCGTCCTGTTCGTCGTCAAGCGCAACAAGGCGGCCAAGGCCGAAGCCGACCTCTGGCGCGAGGCGACCGCGCCGGTCCCCTCCACCAACGGCACCACCCCCGCCAAGCCGGCGGGCGCTTCCCACAACTGA
- a CDS encoding DinB family protein, whose protein sequence is MDPKTYLHLYLQQVREVLVWKLDGLSEYDARRPLTPTGTNLLGLVKHLTGNEFGYFGEVFDRPAHAGEWLVDRTQAEDFLARPEETREDIIAQYKRSWEHANATIAALDLDSPGKVPHFPEGMCDVTLHWMLVHMITETNRHAGHADIIRELIDGHAGYHPTVSNLPDRWSEFHDRVETAAREAARIPGDRQPPT, encoded by the coding sequence GTGGATCCGAAAACCTATTTGCACCTGTACTTGCAGCAGGTGCGCGAAGTCCTGGTGTGGAAACTCGACGGCCTGTCCGAGTACGACGCGCGCCGCCCGCTCACCCCGACCGGAACCAATCTCCTCGGACTGGTGAAACACCTGACGGGCAACGAGTTCGGCTACTTCGGCGAAGTGTTCGACCGACCGGCCCACGCGGGAGAGTGGCTGGTCGACCGCACGCAAGCAGAGGATTTCCTAGCCCGCCCCGAGGAGACGCGCGAGGACATCATCGCGCAGTACAAAAGATCGTGGGAGCACGCGAACGCCACCATCGCGGCACTCGACCTCGACTCACCCGGCAAGGTGCCCCACTTCCCCGAAGGCATGTGTGACGTGACGTTGCACTGGATGCTCGTCCACATGATCACGGAGACCAACCGCCACGCCGGTCACGCCGACATCATCCGCGAGCTCATCGACGGCCACGCCGGCTACCACCCCACGGTGAGCAACCTGCCCGACAGGTGGTCCGAGTTCCACGATCGAGTCGAGACCGCGGCCCGCGAGGCAGCCCGCATTCCCGGCGACCGACAGCCACCCACGTAG
- a CDS encoding DUF3566 domain-containing protein, which produces MTPSENPEAAGSNGTPASPPWQRVDKEGDSEATVKLATEEAQPAATTATERPVVTGSAAPRLFGAGDTPPAPTSEVPSASTQRARPSALRRPGRGPRRASLQVKRFDPWSVLKLSLVLGVAMFFVWLVAVGVLYTVLDGMGVWDKLNGTYSSLVGGEGANASAEPLISAGRVFGIAAILGAINIVLVSALATVSAFIYNVSADLAGGLEVTLSERE; this is translated from the coding sequence GTGACACCATCCGAGAATCCCGAGGCAGCGGGTTCGAACGGGACTCCGGCGAGCCCACCCTGGCAGCGGGTCGACAAGGAAGGCGACTCCGAAGCGACGGTCAAGCTGGCCACGGAGGAAGCGCAGCCCGCCGCCACCACCGCGACCGAGCGTCCGGTGGTGACGGGCAGCGCGGCCCCCCGCCTGTTCGGAGCGGGCGACACCCCGCCGGCGCCCACCAGCGAGGTCCCTTCGGCATCGACGCAGCGCGCTCGCCCGAGCGCCCTGCGCCGCCCGGGCCGCGGCCCGCGCCGGGCGTCCCTGCAGGTGAAGCGCTTCGACCCGTGGTCGGTCCTCAAGCTGTCCCTGGTCCTGGGCGTCGCGATGTTCTTCGTCTGGCTGGTGGCGGTCGGAGTCCTGTACACGGTGCTCGACGGAATGGGCGTCTGGGACAAGCTGAACGGAACGTACTCCTCCCTGGTCGGCGGCGAGGGCGCGAACGCGTCGGCAGAACCCCTGATCAGCGCGGGCCGGGTGTTCGGCATCGCGGCCATCCTGGGCGCGATCAACATCGTCCTGGTCTCGGCACTGGCCACGGTGAGCGCGTTCATCTACAACGTCTCGGCCGACCTGGCCGGAGGCCTGGAGGTCACCCTGTCCGAACGGGAGTGA